Proteins co-encoded in one Flavobacteriaceae bacterium MAR_2009_75 genomic window:
- a CDS encoding carbohydrate binding protein with CBM9 domain: MKTNAFSNWSKGLLMLLFLLSAFSVKAQSPPRSYIVQRTTDSIEIDGQATESSWEKVEWSDDYIDIEGDKSPKYRTRMKMLYDDTNLYFFTEMEEPHVWANLKQRDTVIFYNNDFEIFIDPDGDTHNYYEFEMNALNTVWDLFLTKPYRNHGKIIDSWDIQNLKTAVHVNGTINDSNDIDKGWNVEIAIPWRVITEASKTKEIPENEIWRINFSRVNWDHDLNNGIYSRKKDDNGKFLPEYNWVWSPQGVINMHEPEHWGYLYVSDTKVGEKVDFQIPKDEYLKWNLYKQYRKLLHAGDTFDEVSNEVESSQKVILKEVVDIEVEKYLGGWTIMARSPFSNKLLVIKEDGEFSSYENR; encoded by the coding sequence ATGAAAACCAATGCCTTTTCGAATTGGTCTAAGGGTCTTCTAATGTTATTATTTCTGCTTTCCGCGTTCTCGGTCAAGGCACAATCACCACCGAGAAGTTACATAGTTCAAAGAACTACTGACTCTATAGAAATTGATGGTCAAGCCACTGAAAGCTCTTGGGAAAAGGTTGAATGGAGTGACGATTATATCGATATTGAGGGTGATAAGTCTCCAAAGTATAGAACCCGTATGAAAATGCTATATGATGACACCAATCTCTATTTTTTTACTGAAATGGAAGAACCTCATGTATGGGCAAATTTGAAACAGAGAGATACCGTCATTTTTTATAACAACGATTTTGAGATTTTTATTGATCCTGATGGAGATACGCACAATTACTATGAGTTTGAAATGAACGCCTTAAATACGGTTTGGGATCTCTTTTTGACCAAACCGTACCGTAATCATGGTAAGATAATCGATAGCTGGGATATTCAGAATTTGAAGACCGCTGTACATGTCAATGGTACTATAAACGACTCGAACGATATCGATAAAGGATGGAACGTTGAGATTGCCATACCTTGGAGGGTAATTACAGAAGCCAGTAAAACAAAAGAAATACCCGAAAATGAAATTTGGCGCATCAATTTTTCCCGAGTCAATTGGGACCACGATCTGAATAACGGAATATATTCCAGAAAAAAAGATGACAATGGTAAGTTTTTACCGGAGTACAATTGGGTATGGTCTCCTCAAGGGGTAATCAATATGCATGAGCCTGAGCACTGGGGCTATTTATATGTGTCTGATACCAAGGTGGGCGAAAAGGTCGATTTTCAGATTCCGAAAGATGAATACCTAAAATGGAATTTATACAAGCAATATAGAAAATTGCTACATGCGGGAGATACCTTTGATGAAGTAAGTAACGAAGTGGAATCATCTCAAAAAGTGATTCTCAAAGAGGTTGTCGACATAGAGGTAGAAAAATATTTAGGAGGCTGGACGATAATGGCTAGAAGTCCGTTCTCCAATAAATTATTAGTAATAAAAGAAGATGGTGAATTTAGTAGTTATGAGAATAGGTAG